The nucleotide window TCCAAAAATGCCAGATCCCCTATGGCAAGTATCAGGGCCGCCATTGAAGCCATGAGAGAGTTCCCCGGGATGGATGAACAGCACCAGCATCAGTTCAAAGAGATCATTTACAAGGAATCCATTGTATTAAGCGATATCCTCAATAGCGTATCAGATGAATACTCACGTCTTATCAACACAAACAAGACCTTGAAACAGTTGTTCGTAAAAGATTTTTTACAAACAGTGTCCAGGAGGTCTCAAGATAAATTTGGGCTAATCTGCCGCGTTACTAACCGTTTTGATGCCGAAAACATAAAAATTAAAGCCGATCCCTACACCTTTATCAATGTGTTTATTTTTATGTTGGGTCGGCTGAAAACCGAAACCGGGCTGACTGAATTTTATTTTAATTTTTATAAGAAAAATGCCATTGCGTTGATTGATATTTCCTGGAAAGGAGATCCGGTAAGCCCTCAATTGCTAAAACAATGGGAAAGCCTGGATATTGGTACACAAAACATGGTTTTAAATATCAGCTTAAAAGAGGCACTCAACCAGCACCAGAGTGCAATCTGGACATACCCCGAACAAGATGAAGTTAATGATATGCCTTGTGTAAGATTTTTTATTCCGGCAGATGAGAGTTTGGTGCAAAACATCCTTGAACCGGTTTCCCTGATTCCGGAAAGCCGGATACAGATCGGGGATATTGAAGCATTTGATCATTCCGATCAGGCTTTGGAACTGGACAACCGTTTGCTGACCGAGCTTTCCTACACTTCGCTTATTCGTGAAATCAACCAGGCAACAAGAGTTGAAGAGATTATCGGCAAACACAGCCAGTTGCCAAGGCTGATTCACAGTATGCTCACCAGCGGGACAAAAATCAAGACCGTGACATGGCTGGTCACGGCGTTTTCAGATGCCATCTTACATAAACTGCTGACTTTTGCAACAAAAGCTCTTGGACCGTCCCCGGTTCCGTTTGCCTTTGTTACTTTGGGCAGTGAAGGCAGAAAAGAGCAGACCCTGAAAACTGATCAGGATAATGCCGTTATTTTCAAAGATTCTGAGGACGACGGTCAGACAATTGAAATTCTTCAGCCCTATTTTCTGAAACTTGGGGAAAAAGTCTGCACCTGGCTTGATCAGTCGGGATTTGATTTTTGCCAGGGCGGCATCATGGCGAAAAATCCAAAATGGTGTCAGCCTCTTTCCATATGGAAAGACTATTTTTCCTCCTGGATACATGCGGCATCACCCGAGGATCTGCTTCATACCAGTATTTTCTTTGATTTCCGGTTTGCTTATGGAGACAGACAGATCACAGATGAACTGACAGCCTATATGATGAACCAATTATCCAACTGGACTGGATTTTTCCGAAATATGGCGGAAAATGCCGTGTATTTCAAACCTCCGATTGGATTTTTCGGCAATTTTTCAGTCCGGTCCAAAGCACCGCATAAAAAATGTCTTGATATTAAGATGGCCTCCATCCCCATTGTTGATTTTGCAAGAATTTATTCTCTAAAGCACGGCATCAGGGCCACCGCCACTCAGGACAGGCTTTATCAACTATATGTGAAAAAGGTTTTATCCCGCAATGAGTATAATGAACTGGATCAGGCCTATTGCTTTAATATGCAGATACGGTTCATGACACAGATCCAGGCGATTCTCGGTCAAAATATAAAACCGGATAATTACATCAATCCCAAGCACCTGTCTTCCATTGAAAAAAAAATGCTCAAAGAAGTATTAAAAAAAATAAAAGCTATCCAGGCCAAACTGAGGTTTGATTTTATAGGTGACACAGACGGTCTGATTTCTTAATATTTTTACCCTTTTAATCGTTAAGGGAATGCCTGTTGCGCTGAATCATTCCCATGATGGAATACACAAGCTGTGCCGCGGCAAAATCCGATCCATGATCGCCGGGTATGGGTGCCAGCTCAACAACATCAAACCCTGCCAGGGATCTTTGGCAGAGGCATTTTTCAATAAGCCAGAGCGCATCATACCATCCAAGGCCTCCGGGCACAGGTGTCCCTGTTGCCCGGATAACTGAAGGATCAAGGCCGTCCACATCAAAGGAAAGATAAATGATATCAGGAAAATCCAACGGCAACACCATGTCACGACCCTTGTTTTGATACAGCATGCCGGCATCAAGATACCCCACGCCGATGGATGAGCGCAGTTCATGCTCTTCACGGGATATGGCCCTGACACCGATCTGGAACAGGGGAAGGTTGAGTTCATCCATGGCACGCTTCATGACACAGGCATGGCTGAAGCGTTCTCCCTGGTATTCGTCCCGAAGATCAGCATGGGCGTCAAATTGTACGATGCCGATGGGTTGTTTTATTTTTGAGCTAATTGCCCTGAGGGCACCCAGGGTTACGGTATGTTCTCCGCCTAAAAGTACCGGGATCGCCCCCATGGATATGGATTTTTCAACACGGGCTTCTATGCGTGAAAGCACCTGTTGGATATTGCCTGTGCAGTCAACCGTGGCTGTGGTATGGATTCCCGATTCCAGTGGGACAGACTCGCCATCCCATGCTTCAAGCTGCTGGGATGCTTCAAGGATTGCCCGTGGACCGTCTGCCGTACCGCTGCCATAGGAGACGGATGCCTCAAGCGGTGCCGGAATAACATGAAATAAAGATTTGTCTGCCTGCCGGTTTCCTTTTTCAGATTCTATAAAATCAGGAATGGATGACATATGCTTTCCTTTTTAAAGTTTTACAGCCGATTTTTAAAATTTGAATAGCCAAATGTTTTAACGATCTCCATTTGCCGGTCTTGTGACCGGAACAGGGCAATGGCAGGAAGCCGGATGCCGTTAAACGTATTTGTTTTTACCATTGTGTAAATTGCCATATCGGAAAAAACAAGTTTTGAACCAACTTGCAAGGGAGTGTCAAAAGAATATTCACCCGCCACATCCCCGGCAAGACATGAAGCCCCTGCAATGCGGTAGGTGTGTTTTTTTTGTCCGGGGTTTGCAGAACCGATGATATGGGGCCGGTAAGGCATTTCAAGCACATCCGGCATATGGGCGGGCACGGATGCATCCATTATGGCGATATTCATATCCGACTCAACAATATCCAGAACCGTGGCAACAAGATAGCCGGTATTCAGGGCAACTGCCTCACCCGGCTCAAGGTAGACCTTCACGTTCCAGCGATTTTTAACCGACAAAATAATGTCTTCAAGCAGGCGAAGATTATACCCCGGTTTTGTAATATGGTGGCCCCCGCCAAAATTAATATAGTCCATATCAGAAAAATAACGGCCAAATGAAGTTTCAACCGCCTTCACTGTTCTTTCAAGACAATCTGCATCCTGTTCGCACAGGTTATGCCAGTGCAGTCCCTTGATATGGGGCAACAGGTCTTCGCAAAATTGAGATTTTTTAACGCCTAACCTGGAACCTTTGGCACACGGATCATACATTGGTGTTGCTCCTTCGGAATGTTCCGGATTGATCCTGATTCCCAATGTAACGGTTCGGCCAAGGGATGCCGTTGTCTTTTTGACCAGTTCCCTGAACCGCTCAAGCTGGCTGAACGAATTAAACACAAGATGATCTGTTGTGTGGCAAAGCTCAATAATATCATCTCTGGAATAGCCGGCAGCAAAGGTATGCACCTCCCTGCCAAACTCTTCTTGGCCCAGCCTGGCTTCATGGGGAGAGCTTGCACAAACGCCGTCCAGCACGGTTCTCAACAGGGCAAACACCCGGGGCATGGCAAAGCATTTAAGGGCAAGCAGAATCTTGCAACCTGTTTGCTGTTTCAGGTCTGATAAAATGGCAAGGTTGTGTTTCAACAACTCTTCATCCACGACAAAACAGGGGCTGGGAACCGTATCAGGATCAAAACGGTAATGCGTATATCCGTTCACGACAGTTCCACAACCTTCCAGGGCAATCCGTGCAGATTGAGCGCATCCATGAACGGATCAGGGTCAAATTGTTCCATGTTCCAGACGCCCGGCAGGTGCCATTTTTTTTGAAGCATCAGCATGGCCCCGATCATGGCCGGCACCCCTGTTGTGTAGGATATGGCCTGTGAGCCGACCTCTTTGAACGCTTCTTCATGGCTGCAGATATTGTATATATAAAGGGTTTTGTCTTTATTGTCCTTGATTCCCTTCATCACACAGCCGATACAGGTTCTGCCTTTTGTCAGCGGTCCAAGGGACGAAGGCTCGGGTAGAACCGCTTTTAAAAACTGCAATGGAATTATTTTTTCCCCTTGAAAATCAATGGGATCAATGCGGGTCATGCCGATATTTTCCAGAACCTTGAGATGATTGAGATACTGGTCGGAAAAGGTCATCCAGAATCGTGCCCGTTTTAAACCCTTTAAATGAAGGACAAGGGACTCGAGTTCTTCGTGGTACATCAGGTAACACTTGCGCGGACCAATTCCTTCAGGGAAATCATAATTCATGGACCAGGACAGGGGGTCGGTCTCCACCCATTCTCCTTGTTCCCAGTATCGTCCCGGCTGGGTTATCTCCCGTATATTGATTTCCGGGTTGAAATTGGTGGCAAATGCCTGGCCGTGATCTCCGGCATTGCAGTCAATGATATCCAGCTGATGGATCTCATCAAAATGATGTTTTTGTGCCCAGGCGCAAAAAACATTGGTCACGCCCGGATCAAATCCTGAGCCAAGCAAAGCCATGAGGTTTTTTTCCCGGAATCGTTTTTCATATTCCCATTGCCATTTGTATTCAAATTTTGCCAGGTCAGGCGGTTCATAATTGGCCGTGTCCAGATAATCCACACCT belongs to Desulfobacula toluolica Tol2 and includes:
- a CDS encoding DUF294 nucleotidyltransferase-like domain-containing protein: MSRKNDVMKEKQVLASFISKLPEAIIICDANGLILLHDHQSEIYLLADKSNPVIPVLMTGKPITALIDKNLVEHALDEINEQLRKKVENTVSTFILQTHALVLETQVVPVLNSAGLFSGFVVILDDITQQSRAQKRVESLLNTLSKNARSPMASIRAAIEAMREFPGMDEQHQHQFKEIIYKESIVLSDILNSVSDEYSRLINTNKTLKQLFVKDFLQTVSRRSQDKFGLICRVTNRFDAENIKIKADPYTFINVFIFMLGRLKTETGLTEFYFNFYKKNAIALIDISWKGDPVSPQLLKQWESLDIGTQNMVLNISLKEALNQHQSAIWTYPEQDEVNDMPCVRFFIPADESLVQNILEPVSLIPESRIQIGDIEAFDHSDQALELDNRLLTELSYTSLIREINQATRVEEIIGKHSQLPRLIHSMLTSGTKIKTVTWLVTAFSDAILHKLLTFATKALGPSPVPFAFVTLGSEGRKEQTLKTDQDNAVIFKDSEDDGQTIEILQPYFLKLGEKVCTWLDQSGFDFCQGGIMAKNPKWCQPLSIWKDYFSSWIHAASPEDLLHTSIFFDFRFAYGDRQITDELTAYMMNQLSNWTGFFRNMAENAVYFKPPIGFFGNFSVRSKAPHKKCLDIKMASIPIVDFARIYSLKHGIRATATQDRLYQLYVKKVLSRNEYNELDQAYCFNMQIRFMTQIQAILGQNIKPDNYINPKHLSSIEKKMLKEVLKKIKAIQAKLRFDFIGDTDGLIS
- the speB gene encoding agmatinase, with the translated sequence MSSIPDFIESEKGNRQADKSLFHVIPAPLEASVSYGSGTADGPRAILEASQQLEAWDGESVPLESGIHTTATVDCTGNIQQVLSRIEARVEKSISMGAIPVLLGGEHTVTLGALRAISSKIKQPIGIVQFDAHADLRDEYQGERFSHACVMKRAMDELNLPLFQIGVRAISREEHELRSSIGVGYLDAGMLYQNKGRDMVLPLDFPDIIYLSFDVDGLDPSVIRATGTPVPGGLGWYDALWLIEKCLCQRSLAGFDVVELAPIPGDHGSDFAAAQLVYSIMGMIQRNRHSLND
- the nspC gene encoding carboxynorspermidine decarboxylase, with the translated sequence MNGYTHYRFDPDTVPSPCFVVDEELLKHNLAILSDLKQQTGCKILLALKCFAMPRVFALLRTVLDGVCASSPHEARLGQEEFGREVHTFAAGYSRDDIIELCHTTDHLVFNSFSQLERFRELVKKTTASLGRTVTLGIRINPEHSEGATPMYDPCAKGSRLGVKKSQFCEDLLPHIKGLHWHNLCEQDADCLERTVKAVETSFGRYFSDMDYINFGGGHHITKPGYNLRLLEDIILSVKNRWNVKVYLEPGEAVALNTGYLVATVLDIVESDMNIAIMDASVPAHMPDVLEMPYRPHIIGSANPGQKKHTYRIAGASCLAGDVAGEYSFDTPLQVGSKLVFSDMAIYTMVKTNTFNGIRLPAIALFRSQDRQMEIVKTFGYSNFKNRL
- a CDS encoding saccharopine dehydrogenase family protein, whose translation is MSKVLIVGAGGVGSVVAHKCAQVSDVFSQIVLASRTVSKCDAIAGEIEKRFNKKITTAKLDADNVQETVELIKSVNPDLVLNVALPYQDLALMEACLATGVDYLDTANYEPPDLAKFEYKWQWEYEKRFREKNLMALLGSGFDPGVTNVFCAWAQKHHFDEIHQLDIIDCNAGDHGQAFATNFNPEINIREITQPGRYWEQGEWVETDPLSWSMNYDFPEGIGPRKCYLMYHEELESLVLHLKGLKRARFWMTFSDQYLNHLKVLENIGMTRIDPIDFQGEKIIPLQFLKAVLPEPSSLGPLTKGRTCIGCVMKGIKDNKDKTLYIYNICSHEEAFKEVGSQAISYTTGVPAMIGAMLMLQKKWHLPGVWNMEQFDPDPFMDALNLHGLPWKVVELS